A region of the Bacteroidales bacterium genome:
ATATTATCTATATTTTTACTATAAATAGTATTATATGAAATAAGTGTAATTGCTTTTGTTTGACCGGGTAAACTATAGGCAACAAAGGATATTCCTTTATCAAACAACATTCGATGTAGCTGACTAAGAGATCCTTTCATCTATTTTAAAAGAATAAAATTTGTAAGACGGGCTGTAGAAACTAAATTGCCATCTTCATCTTTAATTTGAATATCCCAAATATGAGTATTTTTCCCAACATGAATAGTTCGTGCTTCGCCAAAAACCCAACCGCTTTTAACTGCTTTTATATGATTAGCTGTAATTCCCGCACCTCTTACCTCAACATTTTTATCGGCCATTAAAACTGCCGAGCCTATACTCCCTATGGTTTCAGCCAGAGCCAAACTTGCACCACCATGCAATATCCCAAAAGGCTGACGTGTACGTTCATCAACAGGCATTTTAGCTTTTATATAGCCGGGCTCAACAATCATATACTCTATTCCCAGCACTTCCATCATTGTGCCTTTACTGGTTTTATTTATTTGCTCAAGTGAAATTTCCATCATCATCAAATATTATTCTTTCAAGCAAAAATAAACTTAATACCAATAATAA
Encoded here:
- a CDS encoding hotdog fold thioesterase, translated to MMMEISLEQINKTSKGTMMEVLGIEYMIVEPGYIKAKMPVDERTRQPFGILHGGASLALAETIGSIGSAVLMADKNVEVRGAGITANHIKAVKSGWVFGEARTIHVGKNTHIWDIQIKDEDGNLVSTARLTNFILLK